The genomic stretch TCTTGTTTTTGGACTGGTGGAACGGGGTCAAAGCCCCCTTCGTTCAAAGGATGGCATTTTAATAGACGTTTGCCTGATAACCAACACCCTTTTACAAAACCGTGAGCTTTCAACGCTTCTATCGCATATAAAGAGCAGGTTGGAGTAAATCGGCAGCGTGGGCCGATGAGTGGACTAATAAACCATCTATAAAAATAGATGGGTATTAGCGCTATCCACGCGAAGGGCGAGACAGGCGAAGCCATAATTTGTCGAGTAGCTTGAACATTTCTTCATTGCTTAAATCTTGCGCGCTCTTCTTAGCGATTACAACAAAATCTTTGTTAGGAAGTTTGTGTTGAGTGTTACGAAAGCTTTCACGAGTAAGACGCTTGAATCGGTTACGACCAACTGCGGTTTTAATCTGCTTTTTCGGAACGGCTAATCCAAGGCGAGGATTTGAAAGAGAGTTATTTCGAGCAATGATGGTGAAATGAGGAGAGCCAGCTCGATGAGCTTGCTTGAAGACATTTTGATAATGTTCGGGAGTTAACAAGCGTAACTCCCGACCGAAGGCTAGCTTATTCAAAATAATCAAAGATTACTTAGAAAGACGCTTACGGCCTTTTGCACGACGTGCATTGATTGTTGCGCGACCGTTCTTAGTAGCCATGCGAGCACGGAAACCGTGAGTACGCTTACGCTTTAGAACTGTAGGTTGAAAAGTGCGTTTCATTTGTAATTACCTTACTGATCAGTAGTTTTAGGTTTTTGTTAAACCCGGCGTGGGCATTTTTTCTCTTCTTTATATAAGAAAGGAAAACCGACGCCTCTCAACAAAGAGGCGGAATTGTAATCACTGTCACAAAAAGTGTCAATGATTGGGTTAACTAAAATTCCGGTCGGGGGATTATACGTAGATTAACTAAAATCACAAGGATCCTTAGTCGATCCCAACCTTATTTAAGAATTTTTTTAATTTAGGATCCTGTGGATTACCAAAAATATCCTGTGGAGATCCCTGCTCGACAATATGACCGTCAGCCATGAAGATCACTCGGTCTGCGACTTCTCTAGCGAATTGCATTTCATGGGTAACCACCAGCATGGTTTGATGCTGATTTGCTA from Vibrio pomeroyi encodes the following:
- the yidD gene encoding membrane protein insertion efficiency factor YidD → MASPVSPFAWIALIPIYFYRWFISPLIGPRCRFTPTCSLYAIEALKAHGFVKGCWLSGKRLLKCHPLNEGGFDPVPPVQKQDRDK
- the rnpA gene encoding ribonuclease P protein component — protein: MLTPEHYQNVFKQAHRAGSPHFTIIARNNSLSNPRLGLAVPKKQIKTAVGRNRFKRLTRESFRNTQHKLPNKDFVVIAKKSAQDLSNEEMFKLLDKLWLRLSRPSRG
- the rpmH gene encoding 50S ribosomal protein L34 — its product is MKRTFQPTVLKRKRTHGFRARMATKNGRATINARRAKGRKRLSK